In a genomic window of uncultured Sphaerochaeta sp.:
- the rpoC gene encoding DNA-directed RNA polymerase subunit beta', with the protein MKEIQDFDSIMIKLASPEQIKDWSYGEVKKPETINYRTLRPERDGLFCEKIFGTTKEWECYCGKFKSIRYKGVICDRCGVEVTNTKVRRERMGHITLAAPVSHIWYYRSVPSRMSMLLDITRNSLQSILYYEKYVVINAGDTNLKPKQLLSEEEYWQAREQYGDSFEAGMGAEAVRKLLVNLDLEELSRELRELMRVKADKADKRLLKRIEVCENFRDSGNRPEWMILTVIPVIPPDLRPMVQLDGGRFATSDLNDLYRRVINRNNRLDRLVKLNAPDIIIRNEKRMLQEAVDALFDNSKRKRVVKGASNRPLKSLSDMLKGKQGRFRQNLLGKRVDYSGRSVIVVGPELRMHQCGLPSKMALELYKPFIMKKLVQDGVVYNIKKAKSLVEEETDAVWSILDEVVKEHPVLLNRAPTLHRLGIQAFDPVLVDGKAIKLHPLVCHAYNADFDGDQMAVHVPLTHAAQLECWTLMLSVTNLLDPANGKPIVYPSQDMVLGINYLTRDMPGAAGEGKYFDNIGELEMAIDSGLLSYNAKIRYRLEDGTKLETTPGRIMFNAVLPKSVPFQNATLGDKELKALIGDTLKANDNSIAVEMLDSIKDVGYKYATLFGATIGLSDMIVPAAKQELVAKANTLQQRILDQYRQGHITQEERYNRVIEVWTQTNDQLTDALMAELKVSQNGFNPLFLMADSGARGSKTQIRQLGGMRGLMAKPSGDVIEFPIKSNFKEGLSIIEFFISTNGARKGLSDTALKTAEAGYLSRRLVDISQDVVVNEDDCHTINGIYRGAIKDGDEIVETLAERIVGRCPVEDVLHPFSREIIAHANEEIDDGTAKRIEEAGIERVLLRTVLTCEAKHGVCRKCYGRNLATNRPVVIGEAVGIIAAQSIGQPGTQLTMRTFHVGGTASTSSEENKLTYNYPVIIGNITGSRVVRASDSVNVFTRKGHIEYFRVNAVIEEKSFDKLLVEDGMIVAKGTPIYEKGGNKILSEENGSVKMLGSKIYLVGHATSQVVKTGSELLVESGQFVEAKTPIVSFDPFSEPVLAEEAGYAKFVDIKLGTTLIEEVNEETGNIEKKITEHALESLQPRIEITSAEHGKGDVVAVYLLPGGSYLQIKDNAPVVKGTILAKLLKEGIKTKDITGGLPRVGELFEARRPRNTAILAQVSGLVSIGAIVKGKRTILVTDAYGHEYKHMVPMGRNLLVRDGDSVEAAEALCDGATDPHDILDILGENALQSFLVDEVQEVYRMQGVQINDKHLGVIVRQMLRKVEVVHVGDTNLIHGQQVDKYRFFEENDRVITEGGEPAVARPLLLGITRASLSIDSFISAASFQETTKVLTNAAIAGSKDELRGLKENVIIGHLIPAGTGMRKYRDVKLKDEELLALQQKVDAVKESRRQEMIDDDDFDVEDLADMKSVGDTVDVDESDED; encoded by the coding sequence ATGAAGGAAATTCAGGATTTCGATAGCATCATGATAAAACTGGCTTCGCCGGAGCAGATCAAAGATTGGTCGTACGGCGAGGTGAAGAAGCCGGAGACCATCAACTACCGCACCCTCCGACCGGAGCGCGATGGTCTGTTTTGTGAGAAGATTTTCGGTACCACCAAGGAGTGGGAGTGCTATTGCGGCAAATTCAAATCCATCCGCTACAAGGGTGTCATTTGTGACCGCTGTGGCGTTGAGGTAACCAATACCAAGGTGAGACGTGAGCGCATGGGTCATATTACCCTTGCTGCTCCTGTTTCCCATATCTGGTACTACCGCTCTGTTCCCAGCCGCATGAGCATGTTGCTTGATATTACCCGCAACTCCCTGCAGAGCATTCTCTATTATGAGAAGTACGTGGTCATCAATGCAGGAGACACCAATCTCAAGCCGAAGCAGTTGCTCTCCGAAGAGGAGTACTGGCAGGCTCGTGAGCAGTATGGTGACTCCTTTGAGGCCGGCATGGGTGCAGAGGCCGTGCGCAAGCTGTTGGTCAATCTCGACCTTGAGGAACTCAGCCGCGAGCTTCGCGAGCTGATGCGCGTCAAGGCTGACAAGGCTGACAAGCGCTTGCTCAAGCGCATCGAGGTGTGTGAGAACTTCCGTGACAGCGGCAACCGCCCTGAATGGATGATTCTCACCGTCATTCCGGTGATTCCCCCCGATCTCAGGCCGATGGTCCAGCTCGATGGCGGACGTTTTGCCACCAGTGACTTGAACGACCTCTACCGAAGGGTCATCAACCGTAACAACCGTCTTGACCGCTTGGTCAAGCTGAATGCTCCGGACATCATCATCCGCAACGAGAAGCGTATGCTTCAGGAAGCGGTTGACGCATTGTTCGACAACTCCAAGCGCAAGCGTGTGGTCAAGGGCGCGTCCAACCGTCCGCTCAAGAGCCTTTCTGACATGCTCAAGGGCAAGCAGGGTCGTTTCAGACAGAACTTGCTTGGTAAGCGTGTTGACTACTCCGGTCGTTCGGTTATCGTTGTTGGTCCTGAGCTGAGAATGCACCAGTGCGGTCTTCCTTCCAAGATGGCCCTTGAACTGTACAAGCCCTTCATCATGAAGAAGCTGGTCCAGGATGGCGTTGTCTACAACATCAAGAAGGCAAAGAGCCTTGTTGAGGAAGAGACGGATGCCGTATGGTCCATCCTTGACGAGGTGGTCAAGGAACATCCGGTGCTGCTCAACCGTGCACCTACGCTCCACCGCCTTGGTATCCAAGCCTTCGATCCCGTACTCGTGGATGGAAAGGCCATCAAGTTGCACCCGCTCGTATGTCATGCCTACAACGCTGACTTCGACGGTGACCAGATGGCTGTCCACGTACCGCTGACGCATGCTGCCCAGCTCGAATGCTGGACCTTGATGCTCAGCGTCACCAACTTGCTCGACCCTGCCAATGGCAAGCCCATCGTGTATCCTTCCCAGGATATGGTGCTTGGCATCAACTACCTGACACGTGATATGCCGGGTGCTGCAGGTGAAGGTAAGTATTTCGACAACATCGGCGAGCTTGAAATGGCCATCGACAGTGGCTTGCTCTCCTATAATGCAAAGATCAGGTATCGACTTGAGGATGGAACCAAGCTTGAGACCACTCCGGGCCGCATCATGTTCAATGCAGTGCTTCCCAAGAGTGTTCCCTTCCAGAATGCAACCCTTGGCGACAAGGAGCTGAAGGCGCTTATCGGTGACACCCTGAAGGCGAACGACAATTCGATTGCCGTTGAGATGCTCGACTCCATCAAGGATGTAGGCTACAAATACGCTACCTTGTTCGGAGCCACCATCGGTCTTTCCGACATGATTGTTCCTGCTGCAAAGCAAGAGTTGGTTGCGAAGGCCAATACCTTGCAGCAGCGGATCCTTGACCAGTATCGTCAGGGTCATATCACGCAGGAAGAACGGTACAACCGGGTCATCGAGGTTTGGACACAGACCAATGACCAGCTCACTGATGCGTTGATGGCAGAGTTGAAGGTCAGCCAGAATGGCTTCAACCCGCTCTTCCTCATGGCTGACTCCGGTGCTCGTGGTTCCAAGACGCAGATCAGGCAGCTTGGTGGTATGCGTGGTTTGATGGCCAAGCCGTCCGGCGACGTCATCGAGTTCCCCATCAAGTCGAACTTCAAGGAAGGACTCTCCATCATCGAGTTCTTCATCTCCACCAACGGTGCCCGCAAGGGTCTTTCCGACACCGCACTCAAGACTGCTGAGGCAGGGTACCTTTCCCGTCGTCTGGTTGATATCAGCCAGGATGTGGTGGTCAATGAGGACGATTGCCATACCATCAACGGTATCTATCGTGGAGCCATCAAGGATGGTGATGAAATCGTCGAGACTCTTGCTGAGCGTATTGTCGGTCGTTGTCCTGTTGAGGACGTGTTGCATCCCTTCTCCCGTGAGATTATTGCTCATGCGAATGAGGAGATTGATGACGGAACGGCCAAACGGATTGAGGAAGCGGGCATCGAAAGAGTGCTTCTGCGGACTGTTCTTACGTGTGAAGCTAAGCACGGCGTTTGCCGCAAGTGCTACGGCCGTAACCTTGCCACCAACCGACCGGTTGTCATCGGTGAGGCTGTCGGTATCATCGCGGCCCAGTCAATCGGCCAGCCCGGTACCCAGCTTACGATGCGTACCTTCCACGTCGGTGGTACCGCTTCGACCAGTTCTGAGGAGAACAAGCTGACCTACAACTACCCGGTCATCATCGGCAACATCACCGGTTCGAGGGTTGTTCGTGCAAGCGATTCGGTCAATGTCTTTACCCGTAAGGGGCACATCGAATACTTCCGTGTCAACGCAGTTATTGAGGAGAAGTCTTTCGACAAGCTGCTGGTTGAGGACGGGATGATCGTTGCCAAGGGCACCCCGATTTATGAGAAAGGCGGGAATAAGATTCTCAGCGAAGAGAACGGCTCGGTGAAGATGCTTGGTTCGAAAATCTATCTGGTGGGTCATGCTACCAGCCAGGTGGTCAAGACAGGATCTGAACTTCTTGTCGAGAGCGGGCAGTTCGTAGAGGCAAAGACTCCGATCGTATCCTTCGACCCCTTCAGTGAGCCGGTGCTTGCAGAAGAGGCAGGGTATGCGAAGTTCGTCGATATCAAGTTGGGGACAACGCTCATCGAAGAGGTGAACGAGGAAACCGGCAACATTGAGAAGAAAATCACCGAGCACGCCCTTGAATCGCTGCAGCCCCGCATCGAGATCACTTCCGCAGAGCACGGGAAAGGCGATGTTGTCGCTGTGTACCTGCTTCCTGGTGGCTCCTACTTGCAGATCAAGGACAATGCTCCTGTCGTCAAGGGTACCATCCTGGCCAAGTTGCTCAAGGAAGGTATCAAGACCAAGGACATCACCGGTGGTCTTCCGCGTGTTGGTGAACTCTTTGAGGCACGCCGTCCCCGCAATACGGCCATCCTGGCACAGGTTTCCGGCTTGGTCAGCATTGGAGCGATCGTCAAGGGAAAGCGGACCATTCTTGTGACCGATGCCTATGGGCATGAGTACAAGCACATGGTGCCGATGGGCAGGAACCTGCTTGTTCGTGATGGTGATTCCGTGGAAGCAGCCGAAGCCTTGTGTGACGGCGCGACCGATCCGCACGATATCCTGGATATCCTCGGTGAGAATGCCTTGCAGTCCTTCCTTGTGGATGAGGTCCAAGAGGTGTACCGAATGCAGGGTGTACAGATCAACGACAAGCACTTGGGTGTGATTGTTCGGCAGATGCTGCGCAAGGTCGAGGTTGTCCATGTCGGTGACACCAATCTCATCCATGGTCAGCAGGTCGACAAGTATCGGTTCTTCGAAGAGAATGACCGGGTAATCACCGAAGGTGGTGAGCCTGCTGTTGCACGGCCTCTGCTCTTGGGTATCACCCGAGCTTCCTTGAGTATTGACTCCTTCATCAGTGCCGCATCCTTCCAAGAGACTACCAAGGTCTTGACAAACGCAGCTATTGCTGGTAGTAAGGATGAGTTGCGCGGTTTGAAAGAGAACGTCATCATTGGCCATCTGATCCCTGCCGGGACCGGTATGCGCAAATACCGTGATGTGAAGCTCAAGGACGAGGAACTGCTTGCACTGCAGCAGAAAGTTGATGCAGTGAAGGAATCCAGGCGTCAGGAAATGATCGATGACGATGACTTTGACGTGGAAGATTTGGCAGACATGAAATCCGTAGGTGATACCGTGGATGTGGACGAATCGGACGAGGATTGA
- the rpsL gene encoding 30S ribosomal protein S12, producing the protein MPTINQLIRKGRKSVANKTKSPALEGCPQKRGVCTRVMTVTPKKPNSALRKVARVRLSNGIEVTAYIPGIGHNLQEHSVVLLRGGRVKDLPGVRYHIVRGAKDTLGVADRKRSRSKYGAKRPKA; encoded by the coding sequence ATGCCTACTATTAATCAGCTGATCAGAAAGGGAAGGAAGAGTGTCGCAAACAAGACCAAGTCCCCAGCCCTTGAAGGTTGTCCCCAGAAGCGTGGTGTTTGCACCAGGGTTATGACCGTCACCCCGAAGAAGCCGAACTCTGCTCTCAGAAAGGTTGCACGTGTGCGCCTCTCCAACGGCATTGAGGTTACTGCCTATATCCCCGGTATTGGCCACAACCTGCAGGAGCACTCGGTGGTTCTTCTGCGCGGTGGAAGGGTCAAGGACCTTCCCGGTGTTCGCTACCACATTGTTCGCGGTGCCAAGGATACCCTCGGTGTTGCAGATCGCAAGAGAAGTCGCTCCAAGTATGGTGCCAAGCGGCCCAAGGCTTGA
- the rpsG gene encoding 30S ribosomal protein S7 encodes MSRRTTAPVREVLPDPVYGSVIVEKFICRMMVDGKKSISTRIIYQAMAFLGEKTGEKPLDVFLKALENVKPVVEVKSRRVGGATYQVPVEIRDNRREALAMRWIIAAARNRNGRSMAEKLGAELLDAFQNTGSAFKKKEDTHRMAEANKAFSHYRW; translated from the coding sequence ATGTCAAGAAGAACTACTGCCCCTGTCAGGGAAGTGCTGCCTGATCCCGTATACGGAAGTGTCATCGTCGAGAAGTTCATTTGCCGCATGATGGTCGATGGAAAGAAGTCCATCAGCACAAGGATCATCTACCAGGCAATGGCTTTCCTTGGAGAGAAGACCGGTGAGAAGCCGCTCGATGTCTTCCTCAAGGCTCTCGAAAACGTCAAGCCCGTCGTGGAAGTGAAGAGTCGCCGCGTTGGTGGTGCAACCTATCAGGTTCCCGTCGAGATTCGTGACAATCGCCGTGAGGCATTGGCAATGCGCTGGATCATCGCTGCAGCCCGCAACCGTAATGGTCGCAGCATGGCTGAGAAGCTTGGTGCAGAGCTGCTGGATGCTTTCCAGAACACTGGTTCCGCCTTCAAGAAGAAGGAAGATACCCACAGGATGGCAGAAGCCAACAAGGCTTTCAGTCACTACCGCTGGTAG
- the tuf gene encoding elongation factor Tu, translating to MAKEKFQRTKPHVNVGTIGHVDHGKTTLTAAITMHCAKLFGDKALAYDAIDNAPEEKERGITINTRHVEYQSTNRHYAHVDCPGHADYIKNMITGAAQMDGAIIVVAATDGAMAQTKEHILLARQVGVPCLIVFINKCDQVDDPELIDLVEEEMRDLLRDYGFDGDNAPVIRGSAYDAMTQPDNPEATKCLDELLDAMDSFIPLPERAVDQAFLMPIEDIFSISGRGTVVTGRIERGIIKVNEPASIVGIRETRETVVTGVEMFNKLLDEGQAGDNIGALLRGVDKKDVVRGQVLAKPKSIQPHAKFLGTVYVLSKDEGGRHSPFFGGYRPQFYFRTTDITGTVNLPEGKQMVLPGDHTDIIVELIHPVAMDKGLRFAIREGGRTVASGQVTEIVE from the coding sequence ATGGCAAAAGAGAAATTTCAGAGGACGAAGCCACACGTAAACGTAGGAACCATCGGTCACGTTGACCATGGTAAGACTACCCTTACCGCCGCAATTACCATGCACTGTGCTAAGCTGTTTGGCGATAAGGCTCTTGCTTACGATGCAATTGACAACGCCCCTGAGGAAAAAGAGCGTGGTATTACCATCAACACCAGGCACGTTGAGTATCAGTCCACCAACAGGCACTATGCACACGTTGACTGCCCGGGACACGCTGACTACATCAAGAACATGATCACCGGTGCTGCACAGATGGACGGCGCCATCATCGTCGTCGCAGCTACTGACGGTGCTATGGCCCAGACCAAGGAGCACATCCTTCTGGCTCGCCAGGTTGGTGTACCCTGCCTTATCGTATTCATCAACAAGTGCGACCAGGTTGACGATCCTGAATTGATCGACCTCGTTGAGGAAGAGATGCGCGACCTGCTTCGCGATTACGGTTTTGACGGCGACAACGCTCCTGTCATCCGCGGTAGTGCCTATGATGCCATGACCCAGCCGGACAACCCTGAAGCAACCAAGTGCCTCGATGAGCTGCTTGATGCAATGGATTCCTTCATTCCGCTTCCGGAGCGCGCTGTTGACCAGGCCTTCCTGATGCCGATCGAAGACATCTTCTCCATCTCCGGTCGTGGTACCGTTGTTACCGGTCGTATCGAACGCGGTATCATCAAGGTCAACGAACCCGCTTCCATCGTCGGTATCCGCGAGACCCGCGAAACCGTCGTAACCGGCGTTGAGATGTTCAACAAGCTGCTTGATGAAGGTCAGGCTGGTGACAACATCGGAGCACTGCTCCGCGGTGTTGACAAGAAGGACGTTGTTCGTGGCCAGGTTCTGGCAAAGCCCAAGTCCATCCAGCCCCACGCCAAGTTCCTTGGTACCGTATACGTACTGAGCAAGGACGAAGGTGGCCGTCACTCACCGTTCTTCGGTGGATACCGCCCGCAGTTCTATTTCCGCACCACTGACATCACTGGTACGGTAAACCTGCCCGAAGGCAAGCAGATGGTTCTGCCTGGTGACCACACTGATATCATCGTTGAGCTCATTCACCCTGTCGCCATGGACAAGGGACTCCGCTTCGCTATCCGCGAGGGTGGTAGGACCGTTGCTTCCGGCCAGGTTACCGAGATTGTCGAGTGA
- the rpsJ gene encoding 30S ribosomal protein S10, which produces MAKERIRVRLRGFDIELVEQSSKAIVETVVRAGATVSGPVPLPTRVNKYTVLRSPFVNKKSREQFEMRTHKRLIDILDPTSKVMDALMKLELPAGVDVEIKQ; this is translated from the coding sequence ATGGCTAAAGAAAGAATTCGAGTAAGGTTGAGAGGCTTTGATATTGAGCTGGTTGAGCAGAGCTCCAAAGCTATCGTTGAAACTGTTGTCAGGGCTGGTGCCACTGTATCAGGTCCTGTTCCTCTCCCGACTCGTGTCAACAAGTACACTGTCCTGAGATCGCCCTTTGTCAATAAGAAGTCTCGCGAGCAGTTCGAGATGAGAACCCACAAAAGGTTGATTGACATTTTGGATCCTACATCAAAAGTCATGGATGCCCTCATGAAGCTTGAGCTCCCTGCCGGTGTGGATGTAGAGATTAAACAGTAA
- the rplC gene encoding 50S ribosomal protein L3, whose product MLGLIGKKVGMTQVFDAQGRLTPVTVIKIEGNVVVTERTEDKNGYEAAVLGTGDKKKSTITKPYAGQFKEVCEPKQHVIEFRDYEKEVNVGEVLGVDIFKDISFVDVTGTSKGKGYAGGMKRHGFSGGRATHGSKFHRDIGGTAMSSTPARTFKGHRMAGHMGNERTTVQNLKVVRVDEEMQVLMVKGAIPGPAQSVVIVKKAIKK is encoded by the coding sequence ATGTTAGGGCTTATCGGCAAAAAAGTTGGAATGACACAGGTGTTTGATGCGCAAGGCAGGCTTACACCCGTGACTGTAATAAAAATTGAGGGCAATGTTGTTGTCACGGAACGTACCGAGGATAAGAATGGCTATGAAGCCGCTGTCCTGGGCACCGGCGACAAGAAGAAAAGCACTATCACCAAGCCATATGCTGGCCAGTTCAAGGAAGTTTGTGAACCGAAGCAGCATGTCATTGAGTTCCGCGATTATGAGAAGGAAGTCAATGTCGGTGAGGTATTGGGCGTGGATATATTCAAGGACATCTCCTTTGTGGATGTTACCGGAACCTCGAAAGGCAAGGGCTATGCTGGTGGTATGAAGCGTCATGGCTTCAGCGGTGGACGCGCCACTCACGGCTCCAAGTTCCATCGTGACATCGGTGGTACTGCAATGTCTTCCACCCCTGCCCGCACGTTCAAGGGTCACCGGATGGCTGGCCACATGGGTAATGAGAGGACGACGGTACAGAACCTGAAGGTCGTCCGTGTCGATGAAGAGATGCAGGTCCTTATGGTTAAGGGTGCTATCCCTGGCCCCGCCCAGAGTGTCGTCATCGTCAAGAAAGCGATCAAGAAGTAG
- the rplD gene encoding 50S ribosomal protein L4, protein METKVFSIDGSEVRTIVLNDEVFNREVSDGSIYYAVNNELANRRVGTACTKTRAEVHYSNVKPYKQKGTGNARAGDKKSPVWVGGGTIFGPKPRDYSYTLPKKMKRLAMKSLLSLGVKEERLVVVEDFSIEGGKTRDLNQIIKNFVKDETRTILILKDDDEMMRRAAKNIPYLRVLSYNRLSAKELLYGRKLLVLEGAAKNLNDFYGDK, encoded by the coding sequence ATGGAAACCAAAGTCTTTTCTATCGACGGCAGTGAAGTCAGAACCATCGTGTTGAACGACGAAGTCTTCAACAGGGAGGTAAGTGACGGATCCATTTACTATGCCGTGAACAACGAGCTTGCAAACCGCCGCGTCGGTACTGCATGCACGAAGACCCGCGCTGAGGTCCATTACAGCAATGTGAAGCCATACAAGCAGAAGGGAACCGGTAATGCACGTGCTGGTGACAAAAAGTCCCCTGTCTGGGTTGGTGGTGGTACGATTTTCGGACCCAAGCCGCGTGATTACAGTTACACGCTTCCCAAGAAGATGAAGAGGCTTGCTATGAAGAGCCTTCTCTCATTGGGCGTGAAAGAAGAACGCCTTGTTGTTGTCGAGGATTTTTCCATCGAGGGCGGCAAGACCAGGGATCTGAACCAGATCATCAAGAATTTCGTCAAGGATGAGACCAGAACCATCCTGATCCTGAAGGATGACGATGAGATGATGCGCCGCGCTGCGAAGAATATTCCGTACCTGCGTGTCCTTTCGTACAACAGACTTTCTGCAAAGGAACTGCTGTATGGGAGAAAGCTCCTGGTTCTGGAAGGTGCCGCTAAGAATCTCAACGATTTCTACGGCGACAAATAA
- the rplW gene encoding 50S ribosomal protein L23, producing the protein MRADQVIIQPVLSEKTNIAREGEIKKYTFKVRMDSNKFQIKAAVKELFGVEVADCNVMIVKGKPKYSRGKGGSILGNTGDWKKAVVTLAKGETIQAIEGV; encoded by the coding sequence ATGAGAGCAGACCAAGTTATCATTCAGCCCGTACTGAGCGAGAAAACGAACATTGCTCGTGAGGGTGAAATTAAAAAGTACACGTTCAAGGTCCGCATGGACAGCAACAAGTTCCAGATCAAAGCCGCCGTCAAGGAGCTTTTTGGGGTTGAAGTTGCCGATTGCAACGTGATGATTGTGAAGGGCAAGCCTAAGTATTCCCGCGGTAAGGGTGGTAGCATCCTTGGTAACACCGGTGACTGGAAGAAGGCTGTCGTAACCTTGGCCAAGGGTGAAACCATCCAGGCCATCGAAGGCGTATAA
- the rplB gene encoding 50S ribosomal protein L2 — MALKTYKPNTPGLRQKTTLVFSELTATKPEKSLTFGLTKKAGRDTFGRISVRRRGGGHKRAYRIIDFKRDKYGIPGTVKTIEYDPNRSANIALVFYADGEKRYMIAPKGLTVGTTVISGPEAPIQSGNALPLKNIPLGLMVHNVELTLGRGGQLVRSAGLGATLVAKEGDYVTLRLPSGEMRMVFGECYATLGQLGNEDHMNVSLGKAGASRHLGRRPKVRGVAMNPIDHPHGGGEGKTAAGRNPVTPWGKPTKGGKTRSKKKPSGAFIVKKRK, encoded by the coding sequence ATGGCTCTTAAAACTTACAAGCCCAATACTCCAGGCCTTCGCCAGAAGACCACCTTGGTCTTCAGCGAGCTGACTGCCACCAAGCCTGAGAAGTCCTTGACCTTTGGCCTCACCAAGAAGGCAGGTAGGGATACCTTTGGGCGCATCAGCGTTCGCCGTAGAGGCGGCGGCCACAAGCGTGCATATCGTATCATCGATTTCAAGCGCGACAAGTACGGGATTCCCGGTACGGTCAAGACCATCGAATACGATCCGAACCGCAGTGCAAACATCGCTCTGGTATTCTATGCCGATGGTGAGAAGCGCTACATGATCGCCCCCAAGGGCCTGACAGTCGGAACGACCGTCATCAGCGGGCCTGAAGCCCCCATCCAGAGCGGCAATGCTCTTCCTTTGAAGAACATTCCTCTTGGTTTGATGGTGCACAACGTTGAGCTTACGCTCGGCCGCGGCGGACAGCTGGTACGCAGTGCAGGTTTGGGTGCAACCCTGGTTGCCAAGGAAGGGGATTATGTCACCCTCCGCCTCCCCTCAGGTGAGATGAGAATGGTGTTCGGCGAGTGCTATGCTACCCTCGGGCAGCTCGGCAACGAAGATCACATGAACGTCAGCCTCGGAAAGGCCGGTGCAAGTCGCCATCTTGGAAGAAGGCCGAAGGTTCGTGGTGTTGCGATGAACCCGATCGATCACCCGCATGGTGGTGGTGAAGGCAAGACCGCAGCAGGACGCAACCCTGTTACCCCGTGGGGTAAGCCGACCAAGGGTGGAAAGACCCGATCCAAGAAGAAGCCTTCCGGCGCATTCATCGTCAAGAAGCGGAAGTAG
- the rpsS gene encoding 30S ribosomal protein S19, giving the protein MARSIKKGPFIEKKLYKRIQESLKTNQKQMIKTYSRCSTIIPEMVGFTISVYNGKTWIPVYVTENLVGHKLGEFAPTRIFRGHASDKKVG; this is encoded by the coding sequence GTGGCTAGATCTATCAAGAAAGGTCCTTTTATTGAGAAGAAACTGTATAAGAGGATTCAAGAGTCTCTAAAGACGAATCAGAAGCAGATGATCAAGACTTATTCCCGCTGTTCAACGATCATCCCTGAAATGGTGGGATTCACGATTTCCGTGTACAACGGAAAGACTTGGATTCCTGTATATGTTACGGAAAACCTGGTTGGACACAAGCTCGGCGAGTTTGCTCCCACCAGAATCTTCCGCGGGCACGCTTCCGACAAGAAGGTCGGTTAA
- the rplV gene encoding 50S ribosomal protein L22, translating to MEEKKGYSATAKYLMVSPSKVRPVANLVRNKSYVEAVAILEAMPQKGSNLILKVLQSACANALDQNKKLDEENLVVKELQVNEGPRLKRVWPRSHGRRDILLKRMSHITVVVDEKASVRK from the coding sequence ATGGAAGAAAAGAAAGGTTATTCAGCAACTGCAAAGTATCTGATGGTATCTCCTTCCAAGGTTCGCCCCGTCGCCAATCTTGTTCGGAATAAGTCGTATGTGGAAGCAGTTGCAATTCTTGAGGCCATGCCCCAGAAGGGATCGAACCTGATCCTGAAGGTATTGCAATCCGCTTGTGCAAATGCACTTGATCAGAACAAGAAGCTCGATGAAGAGAACCTTGTGGTCAAGGAATTGCAGGTTAACGAGGGTCCGAGGCTCAAGAGAGTCTGGCCGAGATCCCATGGAAGACGGGATATTCTGCTTAAGAGGATGTCACACATTACCGTCGTCGTTGACGAAAAAGCAAGCGTGAGGAAATAA
- the rpsC gene encoding 30S ribosomal protein S3, with translation MGQKVNPIGLRLGVNKTWKSKWYVDPREYADTLHEDLKLRKALVECPEVQGAEISDVEIIRKPQRITIVITTSRPGIIIGSKGANVEKLGARLQKLSNKKVQIKIKEIKKPEADAQLIAMNVAKQLVSRGSFRRAMKTAVSKAIQSGAQGVKIRLSGRIGGAEIARSEWMKEGRVPLHTLRSDIDYGFTTANTTFGVIGVKVWVFNGEIYDRAVKEDAGGLVRKPSKNEGVEARS, from the coding sequence ATGGGCCAGAAAGTTAATCCTATTGGACTCCGTCTTGGAGTCAACAAGACCTGGAAGTCCAAGTGGTATGTGGACCCCAGGGAGTATGCGGACACCCTGCATGAAGATCTGAAGCTGAGAAAGGCTTTGGTTGAATGCCCGGAAGTCCAGGGTGCTGAGATTTCGGATGTGGAAATCATCCGCAAGCCGCAGCGCATTACGATTGTGATCACCACCAGCCGCCCCGGTATCATCATTGGTAGCAAGGGTGCGAATGTTGAGAAGCTGGGCGCACGCCTGCAGAAGCTTTCCAACAAGAAGGTGCAGATCAAGATCAAGGAGATCAAAAAGCCTGAGGCTGACGCCCAGCTGATCGCCATGAACGTTGCCAAGCAGCTCGTGTCCCGCGGTTCTTTCCGCAGAGCTATGAAGACTGCTGTTTCCAAGGCAATCCAGAGTGGTGCCCAGGGTGTGAAGATCCGGCTCTCCGGTCGTATCGGTGGTGCAGAAATTGCACGCTCTGAGTGGATGAAGGAAGGACGTGTTCCTCTTCACACCCTTCGCAGCGACATCGATTACGGATTTACCACTGCTAACACTACCTTTGGTGTCATTGGCGTCAAGGTATGGGTTTTCAATGGTGAGATCTACGATCGTGCAGTCAAAGAAGACGCCGGTGGGCTGGTAAGAAAGCCCAGCAAGAACGAAGGCGTTGAGGCAAGGAGTTAG